The proteins below are encoded in one region of Bacillus vallismortis:
- a CDS encoding M42 family metallopeptidase, with product MNQETKALFQTLTQLPGAPGNEHQVRAFMKQELAKYADDIVQDRLGSVFGVRHGQEGAPRIMVAGHMDEVGFMVTSITDNGLLRFQTLGGWWSQVLLAQRVEIQTDNGPVPGVISSIPPHLLTDAQRNRPMDVKNMMIDIGADDKEDAIKIGIKPGQQIVPVCPFTTMANEKKLLSKAWDNRYGCGLSIELLKELHGKELPNTLYAGATVQEEVGLRGAQTASHLIKPDLFFALDASPANDMSGDKNEFGQLGKGFLLRILDRTTVMHRGMREFVLDMAETHDIPYQYFVSGGGTDAGRVHISNSGVPSAVIGICSRYIHTNASIIHIDDYAAAKEMLIKLVTACDKQTVDAIKENM from the coding sequence ATGAATCAAGAAACGAAAGCGCTTTTCCAAACACTGACGCAGCTTCCCGGCGCGCCGGGCAATGAGCATCAGGTTCGTGCTTTTATGAAGCAAGAGCTGGCTAAATATGCCGATGACATCGTTCAGGACAGACTGGGAAGTGTTTTCGGAGTCAGACATGGTCAAGAGGGCGCACCGAGAATTATGGTTGCCGGGCATATGGACGAAGTCGGCTTCATGGTCACGTCAATTACAGACAACGGGCTGCTCAGGTTTCAGACGCTCGGGGGCTGGTGGAGCCAGGTGCTGCTTGCACAGCGAGTTGAAATTCAGACAGATAATGGGCCCGTTCCGGGTGTGATTTCAAGCATACCGCCGCATCTGCTGACAGACGCCCAACGAAACCGCCCGATGGATGTCAAAAACATGATGATCGATATTGGCGCGGATGATAAGGAAGACGCTATTAAAATCGGCATCAAACCGGGACAGCAAATTGTGCCTGTCTGTCCGTTTACGACGATGGCGAATGAAAAGAAACTTTTATCAAAGGCATGGGATAACCGATATGGCTGCGGCTTGAGCATTGAACTTCTGAAGGAATTGCACGGGAAAGAACTTCCGAACACGCTCTATGCGGGTGCGACCGTTCAAGAAGAAGTGGGGCTGAGGGGCGCGCAGACGGCTTCCCATTTGATTAAGCCGGACTTGTTTTTCGCCCTTGACGCCAGCCCGGCAAACGATATGAGCGGTGACAAAAACGAATTTGGCCAGCTTGGAAAAGGCTTTTTACTCCGCATTCTTGACAGAACGACAGTCATGCACCGCGGTATGAGAGAATTTGTTCTTGATATGGCGGAAACGCATGACATTCCGTATCAATATTTTGTATCCGGCGGGGGAACGGATGCGGGCAGAGTCCATATTTCGAACAGCGGCGTTCCGTCAGCGGTAATCGGAATTTGTTCACGCTACATTCATACGAACGCTTCTATCATTCATATTGATGACTATGCGGCTGCGAAAGAAATGCTCATCAAACTTGTGACAGCCTGTGATAAGCAGACGGTGGATGCGATTAAAGAAAATATGTAG